CACCCATAGAAGCGAGATGATCCGTATGGAACTGGCAATCTACAAATTTGAGATCAAAAAACTGAAATAAATGGATAAGAGCTATCTTAGATGCGTTGGGCACTTTTGAAAACATACTTTCTCCGCAGAAGACCTGCCCGATCAGTACACCATATAATCCTCCAACGAGCTGACCATCCTGCCATACCTCAATAGCGTGAGCATAACCTGATGGGTGAAGCCTGATGTAAGCATCAATCATATCAGCAGTGATCCATGTACCGTCCTGATCTTTGCGCTCTATTTTGGCACATTGACGGATTACCTGTTCAAAGGCAGTATTAAGCGTAACTTTAAACTCTGCTTTACGCAATATCTGCTTCATACTCTTGCTGACTTTTAATTTTTCAGGAAAGATTACAAAGCGTTCATGAGGAGCATACCAAAGAATCGGACTGTCATCACTAAACCAGGGAAAGATTCCGTTGCTGTAAGCGAGTAGCAGACGGTCGGGACTTAAATCGCCACCGACAGCCAGCAAGCCGTCTTCTTCTGCGTATTTTGGATGAGGGAAACTTAGATCCTGATCATCGAGTTGAAAAATCATATACTTATTCCATAAAAAAACCAGATTGTTTAATCTGGTTGTCTTGGTTCTTTGCTGATCTCGTCAAAGATCTTGTCCATATGTTCTACATATTCATTGGTGTCATCGAGGAAGAACTCAAGTTGCGGAACTATCCGTGCCTGATTCTTGA
The Sphingobacterium spiritivorum genome window above contains:
- the aat gene encoding leucyl/phenylalanyl-tRNA--protein transferase encodes the protein MIFQLDDQDLSFPHPKYAEEDGLLAVGGDLSPDRLLLAYSNGIFPWFSDDSPILWYAPHERFVIFPEKLKVSKSMKQILRKAEFKVTLNTAFEQVIRQCAKIERKDQDGTWITADMIDAYIRLHPSGYAHAIEVWQDGQLVGGLYGVLIGQVFCGESMFSKVPNASKIALIHLFQFFDLKFVDCQFHTDHLASMGGEMISQEDYLNILNT